The genomic DNA tatcatttacatcgtctatattgtgcaaacacaccttacaccagtacttttcaaatatttcctgttacgcccccctattctttaccgtgactataaatagtaacaTTTGTCTATAAAGTAGTTATAAGTACACTTTTGCatctattgttggccaaattgatatcatttacatcgtctatattgtgcaaacacaccttacaccagtacttctcaaatatttgctgttacgcccccctattctccaccgtgactataaatagtatcatttgtctataaagttgttataagtacactttTGCATCTATTGccggccaaattgatatcatttacatcgtctatattgtgcaaacacaccttacaccagtacttctcaaatatttgctgttacgcccccctattctccaccgtgactataaatagtatcatttgtctataaagttgttataagtacacctctgcatctattgttggccaaattgatatcatttacatcgtctatattgcgcaaacacaccttacaccagtacttctcaaatatttcctgttacgcccccctattctccaccgtgactataaatagtatcatttgtctataaagttgttataagtacactttTGCATCTATTgtcggccaaattgatatcatttacatcgtctatattgtgcaaacacaccttacaccagtacttctcaaatattttctgttacgcccccctattctccaccgtgactataaatagtataatttgtctataaagttgttataagtacacctctgcatctattgccggccaaattgatatcatttacatcgtctatattgtgcaaacacaccttacaccagtacttctcaaatatttgctgttacgccccccctattctccaccgtgactataaatagtatcatttgtctataaagttgttataagtacacctctgcatctattgtcggccaaattgatatcatttacatcgtctatattgtgcaaacacaccttacaccagtacttctcaaatatttgctgttacgcccccctattctccaccgtgactataaatagtatcatttgtctataaagttgttataagtacacctctgcatctattgttggccaaattgatatcatttacatcgtctatattgcgcaaacacaccttacaccagtacttctcaaatatttgctgttacgcccccctattctccaccgtgactataaatagtatcatttgtctataaagttgttataagtacacctctgcatctattgttggccaaattgatatcatttacatcgtctatattgcgcaaacacaccttacaccagtacttctcaaatatttgctgttacgcccccctattctccaccgtgactataaatagtgtcatttgtctataaagtagTTATAAGTACACTTTTGCATCTATTgtcggccaaattgatatcatttacatcgtctatattgtgcaaacacaccttacaccagtacttctcaaatatttgctgttacgcccccctattctccaccgtgactataaatagtatcatttgtctataaagtagttataagtacacctctgcatctattgttggccaaattgatatcatttacatcgtctatattgtgcaaacacaccttacaccagtacttctcaaatatttgctgttacgcccccctattctccaccgtgactataaatagtatcatttgtctataaagttgttataagtacacctctgcatctattgttggccaaattgatatcatttacatcgtctatattgcgcaaacacaccttacaccagtacttctcaaatatttgctgttacgcccccctattctccaccgtgactataaatagtatcatttgtctataaagttgttataagtacacctctgcatctattgttggccaaattgatatcatttacatcgtctattttgtgcaaacacaccttacaccagtacttctcaaatatttgctgttacgcccccctattctccaccgtgactataaatagtatcatttgtctataaagtagTTATAAGTACACTTTTGCatctattgttggccaaattgatatcatttacatcgtctatattgtgcaaacacaccttacaccagtacttctcaaatatttgctgttacgcccccctattatccaccgtgactataaatagtatcatttgtctataaagttgttataagtacacctctgcatctattgttggccaaattgatatcatttacatcgtctatattgtgcaaacacaccttacaccagtacttctcaaatatttgctgttacgcccccctattctccactgtgactataaatagtatcatttgtctataaagttgttataagtacacctctgcatctattgttggccaaattgatatcatttacatcgtctatattgtgcaaacacaccttacaccagtacttctcaaatatttgctgttacgcccccctattctccaccgtgactataaatagtatcatttgtctataaagttgttataagtacacctctgcatctattgttggccaaattgatatcatttacatcgtctatattgcgcaaacacaccttacaccagtacttctcaaatatttactgttacgcccccctattctccaccgtgactataaatagtatcatttgtctataaagtagttataagtacacctctgcatctattgttggccaaattgatatcatttacatcgtctatattgtgcaaacacaccttacaccagtacttctcaaatatttgctgttacgcccccctattctccaccgtgactataaatagtatcatttgtctataaagtagttataagtacacctctgcatctattGTCGGCCAAATTGATATAatttacatcgtctatattgtgcaaacacaccttacaccagtacttctcaaatatttgctgttacgcccccctattctccaccgtgactataaatagtatcatttgtctataaagttgttataagtacacctctgcatctattgttggccaaattgatatcatttacatcgtctatattgtgcaaacacaccttacaccagtacttctcaaatatttgctgttacgcccgcctattctccaccgtgactataaatagtatcatttgtctataaagttgttataagtacactttTGCATCTATTGccggccaaattgatatcatttacatcgtctatattgtgcaaacacaccttacaccagtacttctcaaatatttgctgttacgcccccctattctccaccgtgactataaatagtatcatttgtctataaagttgttataagtacactttTGCATCTAttgccaaattgatatcatttacatcgtctatattgtgcaaacacaccttacaccagtacttctcaaatatttcctgttacgcccccctattctccaccgtgactataaatagtatcatttgtctataaagttgttataagtacacctctgcatctattgccggccaaattgatatcatttacatcgtctatattgtgcaaacacaccttacaccagtacttctcaaatatttgctgttacgcccccctattctccaccgtgactataaatagtatcatttgtctataaagttgttataagtacacctctgcatctattgttggccaaattgatatcatttacatcgtctatattgtgcaaacacaccttacaccagtacttctcaaatatttgctgttacgcccccctattctccaccgtgactataaatagtatcatttgtctataaagttgttataagtacacttttgcatctattgttggccaaattgatatcatttacatcgtctatattgcgcaaacacaccttacaccagtacttctcaaatatttgctgttacgcccccctattctccaccgtgactataaatagtatcatttgtctataaagtagttataagtacacctctgcatctattgttggccaaattgatatcatttacatcgtctatattgtgcaaacacaccttacaccagtacttctcaaatatttgctgttacgcccccctattctccaccgtgactataaatagtatcatttgtctataaagttgttataagtacacctctgcatctattgttggccaaattgatatcatttacatcgtctatattgcgcaaacacaccttacaccagtacttctcaaatatttactgttacgcccccctattctccaccgtgactataaatagtatcatttgtctataaagtagttataagtacacctctgcatctattgttggccaaattgatatcatttacatcgtctatattgtgcaaacacaccttacaccagtacttctcaaatatttgctgttacgcccccctattctccaccgtgactataaatagtatcatttgtctataaagttgttataagtacacctctgcatctattgttggccaaattgatatcatttacatcgtctatattgcgcaaacacaccttacaccagtacttctcaaatatttgctgttacgcccgcctattctccaccgtgactataaatagtatcatttgtctataaagttgttataagtacactttTGCATCTATTGccggccaaattgatatcatttacatcgtctatattgtgcaaacacaccttacaccagtacttctcaaatatttgctgttacgcccccctattctccaccgtgactataaatagtatcatttgtctataaagttgttataagtacacttttgcatctattgttggccaaattgatatcatttacatcgtctatattgcgcaaacacaccttacaccagtacttctcaaatatttgctgttacgcccccctattctccaccgtgactataaatagtatcatttgtctataaagtagttgtacacctctgcatctattgttggccaaattgatatcatttacatcgtctatattgtgcaaacacaccttacaccagtacttctcaaatatttgctgttacgcccccctattctccaccgtgactataaatagtatcatttgtctataaagttgttataagtacacctctgcatctattgttggccaaattgatatcatttacatcgtctatattgcgcaaacacaccttacaccagtacttctcaaatatttactgttacgcccccctattctccaccgtgactataaatagtatcatttgtctataaagtagttataagtacacctctgcatctattgttggccaaattgatatcatttacatcgtctatattgtgcaaacacaccttacaccagtacttctcaaatatttgctgttacgcccccctattctccaccgtgactataaatagtatcatttgtctataaagtagttataagtacacctctgcatctattGTCGGCCAAATTGATATAatttacatcgtctatattgtgcaaacacaccttacaccagtacttctcaaatatttgctgttacgcccccctattctccaccgtgactataaatagtatcatttgtctataaagttgttataagtacacctctgcatctattgttggccaaattgatatcatttacatcgtctatattgcgcaaacacaccttacaccagtacttctcaaatatttgctgttacgcccgcctattctccaccgtgactataaatagtatcatttgtctataaagttgttataagtacactttTGCATCTATTGccggccaaattgatatcatttacatcgtctatattgtgcaaacacaccttacaccagtacttctcaaatatttgctgttacgcccccctattctccaccgtgactataaatagtatcatttgtctataaagttgttataagtacactttTGCATCTAttgccaaattgatatcatttacatcgtctatattgtgcaaacacaccttacaccagtacttctcaaatatttcctgttacgcccccctattctccaccgtgactataaatagtatcatttgtctataaagttgttataagtacacctctgcatctattgccggccaaattgatatcatttacatcgtctatattgtgcaaacacaccttacaccagtacttctcaaatatttgctgttacgcccccctattctccaccgtgactataaatagtatcatttgtctataaagttgttataagtacacttttgcatctattgttggccaaattgatatcatttacatcgtctatattgtgcaaacacaccttacaccagtacttctcaaatatttgctgttacgcccccctattctccaccgtgactataaatataataatttgtctataaagttgttataagtacactttTGCATCTATTGccggccaaattgatatcatttacatcgtctatattgtgcaaacacaccttacaccagtacttctcaaatatttgctgttacgcccccctattctccaccgtgactataaatagtatcatttgtctataaagttgttataagtacacctctgcatctattgccggccaaattgatatcatttacatcgtctatattgcgcaaacacaccttacaccagtacttctgaaatatttgctgttacgcccccctattctccaccgtgactataaatagtatcatttgtctataaagtagttataagtacacctctgcattacattgttaaaggaaacaacacagtggtctttcctcgtctcccagcGTGGTTACAGTGACAggtgtaatataatatataaactagCATGTTCCCCGAAGTCGCACCgtgcccgccccactatttgagaaggactgcctaCACACACAGCACAGTGCCTATTGTCAAATCTGATTCAAGAGACTGTTTATTGCACAAGACACTTTCAACAATTTGGTGTTTAATACTGACTGACAAACGATGTCACTTCTGTATTGAAATGTAACGTGTGCTCATTAAGATGTGTTGTATGTACCGCCATGTAAACAAATGTCTTCCTCTCATATTTTGGCTCTGTCCAGACCTTTCTTGGCAGGGTTAGGATACTGGGGGTTCTCAATGACCCCCTCTCCGAACTTGAGTTCCAAGAAGGCGCGGTGGTTGTTGGGTACGTAGGCGGCGGCGCCCGCGAACAGCATGGGCACGAGCGGCTGCAGGAAGTGCTCGGGGAACTCTACGTCCTGCTTGTGCTCGGTCCACGTGTCTTTGGTCATGACGCCGTTGCGGGGGTAGAAGGGCCACAGGTCCACGTGCAGGTGGTTGGCCTCGCTGTACTGCACCCGGTAGAAGTCGCCCTCCACCGCGCGTTCCCACACGTAGCCGTTGGCGTCCACCAGAGAGCCGGAGTCCAGGTTCTTCAGGTGATCACAGTTGGGGATGTCCTCCAGGTAGATGCCCAGGTCCACGTCGTAGTCCCACGGGATGATGTCCTGGTGGCGGACGGCCCCCAGCAGGGTCCCGCCTTCCAGCCAGTAGCGCACCCCGGAGCTCTCCAGGATGTTGATGACGTATTTGGCGGTTTCTCGGAGAGCCCGCAGACAACAAGGTGGCGTCCATCGATCCAGGTAGAGGTAATCCGGGGTGTCGTCCTGCAccgtgccgaagcagcgaggcgTCTCTTTGCCGCAGCCGTGCCACTGCTCCTTCCCGTCAGGCAGCAGGAGACGCTTCACGCCGAAGCTCCTCAtcatcttccccgtggcctccttcaGGCGGGTGTCGGCCTTCCACTGGTTGTGAGCCGAGCTGAAGAGGGGCCGGCGGTTGGTGGAGAAACACGGACTCTCCAGAAGTTTCACCTTCCAGCCCCGGAGAGCGGTCTGGATGAAGAGCGAGGAGAAAAGCGGCCTCCCAAGCGGTACAGAGAGATTAAAAAGATCCTCCGTGCGGATGAGGACCACGGCATCTCCTTGCAAGGCCGTGCACACGCTCCCGCTGCTTCCCGACGCAGCTGTGGAGTAAGAAGCGGTCCACTCTCGCAGGTTCACCCGCAGGTGGAGACACTGCACGGCCGAGCGAGTCAGCACGGGCGACGCCACCAGCCTCACCGGGCCGCCGCCTTCGCCTTCCAGCTCCTTAATCAGCCTCTCCATGAGCCGGGGCGGATCCAGCTCCACCCCGTCAGGAAGCAGGAGCACAAACTCCGTCTGGACGTGGAACTCGGGCCTGTGAGCTTGCGGCGGCTGATCTGGACTCGGCGAGAGCACAAGAAGCCGAGCGCCATCGGGGAGCACCAGAGGCGGGTATGGAGGCGCGTCAGCCACCACCAGGAAAGGAAGTTCCGGCCGTTGTCTTAAGAAGGAAGTCGCCGCATCCTGAACATAATTCTCGAAGTTCTCAAACTCCCTAAGGAGCACCGTCACGCGGGGGGCGCGGCTGCGAGCCACCACCGGGGCCCCTATGGGCTCACCTCCAGGCCCTATGCCCGCCTCCAGTAAGGCGGCCTTCCTGGTGCCCCTGCCCTGTTCCTTCCTCTTCTCAATCATCTGCTGCTGGGCCCGGGACACATAGTAGAGGATCAGGAGGTTGATGAGGATGGCTCCAGTTAACACGCCTTGGCATAAAGTGATGCGCATGGCCACTCAGGTGAGTAGAATGCGTTTGAATAAAAGGAAATCAAACCTCACCCCGCTGGTGCCACACGACCGGACGTGAGGTCAGTGCTGTAAAAGAGGAAAAGCAAGGGTTATTTTTTATCGATTATGTTAGCACACTCACAATACGCGATATATGTACATTcacactagtgatgggtccggcaacaccgatgcatcggcgcatgcgtcgagctcatagagcaaaaccctgtgtcggtgcgcgtaccgcttttagaaagtcacgtgaccgatcaggagctgtttcggtcacgtgaccgattcGCGAACTGTgttgcactgacgcctcctctgtgccctgtgagctgGTCTTTTCTACAgacggagaaataataactaagaagagaaatcgtctaaaattgaatacgttggaaaaactgtttttttaaaaaataaaaatgtgtaaaaaaatacattcccagtccacaagcatcctcattcacaacacattctcttagatttccatgttatgatacatgttcacattatttaatgactatctaaaaaagataaaaatatatttttatttaaattaagatatgaaataatcctaaattaaatattatattattgtatatactaggtcaggggtcggcaacccgcggctctagagccgcatgcggctctttagcgccgccctagtggctctcaggagctttttaaaaaatgtatgaaaaatggaaaaagatgaggaaaaaaaaaagtttttgttttaatatggtttccgtaggaggacaaacatgacgcaaacctccctaattgttataaagcacactgtttatattaaacatgcttcactgattcgagtatttggcgagcgacgttttgtcctactaattttggcggtccttgaactcaccgtagtttgtttacaagtataactttctccgactttctaggacgtgttttatgccacttctttttcagtctcattctgtccaccacacttttaacgttgtgcgtgaatgcacaaaggtgagttttgttgatgttattgacttgtgtggagtgctaatcagacatatttggtcagtgcatgactgcaagctaatcgatgctaacatgctatttacgctagctatatgtacacattgcagcattatgcctcatttgtagctatatttgaggtcatttagtttcctttaagtcatcttaattcaatttatatctcatgacacactatctgtatgtaatatggcttttaattttttgcggctccagacagatttgtttttgtatttttggtccaatatggctctttcaacat from Entelurus aequoreus isolate RoL-2023_Sb linkage group LG10, RoL_Eaeq_v1.1, whole genome shotgun sequence includes the following:
- the fkrp gene encoding fukutin-related protein yields the protein MRITLCQGVLTGAILINLLILYYVSRAQQQMIEKRKEQGRGTRKAALLEAGIGPGGEPIGAPVVARSRAPRVTVLLREFENFENYVQDAATSFLRQRPELPFLVVADAPPYPPLVLPDGARLLVLSPSPDQPPQAHRPEFHVQTEFVLLLPDGVELDPPRLMERLIKELEGEGGGPVRLVASPVLTRSAVQCLHLRVNLREWTASYSTAASGSSGSVCTALQGDAVVLIRTEDLFNLSVPLGRPLFSSLFIQTALRGWKVKLLESPCFSTNRRPLFSSAHNQWKADTRLKEATGKMMRSFGVKRLLLPDGKEQWHGCGKETPRCFGTVQDDTPDYLYLDRWTPPCCLRALRETAKYVINILESSGVRYWLEGGTLLGAVRHQDIIPWDYDVDLGIYLEDIPNCDHLKNLDSGSLVDANGYVWERAVEGDFYRVQYSEANHLHVDLWPFYPRNGVMTKDTWTEHKQDVEFPEHFLQPLVPMLFAGAAAYVPNNHRAFLELKFGEGVIENPQYPNPAKKGLDRAKI